The proteins below come from a single Erythrobacter sp. SG61-1L genomic window:
- a CDS encoding XrtA system polysaccharide deacetylase: MPGSGPVNGLSVDVEDWFHVGAFENVIERSEWDGLTSRVERNVDRILALFDEAGVKGTFFTLGWVAQRNGALLRRIADHGHELASHGWDHARVHTLDRVRFADDLRRAQLEIEDAGGMRVAGYRAPSFSIDARTPWAFEVLAEQGYAYSSSVAPIVHDHYGWREAPRFAFRPLADAPLVEIPVTTAEFAGRRLAAGGGGFFRVLPYGFSRWAIRQVNQRDDRPAVFYFHPWEIDPGQPRVANAPLRSRLRHYTNLDAMAGKLGRLLRDFRWGRMDALARREARRTVEMAA; this comes from the coding sequence ATTCCCGGGAGCGGCCCGGTTAACGGCCTGTCCGTGGATGTGGAAGACTGGTTCCATGTCGGCGCGTTCGAAAACGTAATCGAGCGGAGCGAGTGGGACGGCCTGACCAGCCGCGTCGAGCGCAATGTGGACCGGATACTCGCCCTGTTTGACGAAGCGGGCGTGAAGGGCACCTTCTTCACGCTGGGCTGGGTAGCGCAGCGTAATGGCGCGCTGTTGCGGCGCATTGCCGATCACGGGCACGAGCTTGCCAGCCATGGCTGGGACCATGCCCGGGTCCACACGCTGGACCGCGTCCGCTTTGCCGACGATCTGCGCAGGGCGCAGTTGGAAATCGAGGATGCGGGCGGCATGCGGGTGGCCGGATATCGCGCGCCCAGCTTTTCCATCGATGCGCGCACGCCGTGGGCATTCGAAGTCCTGGCGGAGCAGGGCTATGCCTATTCTTCCAGCGTCGCGCCGATCGTCCACGATCATTATGGTTGGAGGGAAGCCCCGCGCTTTGCTTTCCGTCCGCTGGCGGATGCGCCGCTGGTAGAAATTCCGGTGACCACGGCGGAATTCGCGGGCAGGCGGCTTGCGGCGGGCGGTGGCGGGTTCTTCCGTGTGCTGCCCTACGGCTTTTCCCGCTGGGCAATCCGTCAGGTCAATCAGCGCGATGACCGGCCAGCCGTGTTCTATTTCCACCCGTGGGAAATCGATCCGGGCCAGCCGCGCGTGGCCAATGCGCCGCTGCGCTCGCGCCTGCGCCATTATACCAATCTGGATGCGATGGCCGGCAAGCTGGGCCGCCTGCTGCGGGATTTCCGCTGGGGGCGCATGGATGCGCTGGCCCGGCGCGAGGCGCGCCGCACGGTGGAAATGGCCGCGTGA